The stretch of DNA TGAAGCAAGGCTCTCAAAATCATCATGTATGACATACCTATGACAGTCATGTCAAAGCCAGCCACAGAGAAGGCCACAAAGAGTCCATACCCACGATTTATGCTTGTATCAGCACACACCAACTTCAGCACAGCCATGTGCTCACAGTATGACTGGGGAATGGCTTGGTGTTGGCAGAAGGGCATCCTAGACACCATGAAGCAGAAGGGGCTCACCCACAGCAGCCCTGTCAGCATCACGACGGTCCCCGGTTCAATCACGACCAATGGGGTCATGAGGCTAGTGTCGGAGTGGGAAGCAGATGGCCACATAGCGATCCAGGGCCATAGCCATGAGCACCCCAGGCTCCATAAAAGAAAAGGCATGGATGAAGAACACCTGGATGAGGCAGGCATGGTACTTAATCTCATGAGCATGAAACCAGAATATGGCCAACACCTTAggttgggaggaggaggagaggaccAGGTCAGCAATGGGCAGCATGGCCAGAAAGAGGTACATGGGCTTATGCAGTGTGTGGTCAATTCTGATTACATGGAGGAGAGTGATATTTCCAACAACAGCCACAGCATATGTGGCACAGAACAGAAAGGCAATCCAAAACTGGACACCCTCCAGGCCTGGGACTGTTCCCTGAAGCCAGCACCATGGGCTGGTTAATATGTTCTCCATTGGGAAAGTGATCTACTCTCTGCAAATAGGAGTCAAAACAAGTGTTATTACTGATATGCCTTTGGATGGGACAATTGTGTAATAGGGCAATTGAGTTTAAAGATAAGGTGGgataatttcaaacttttttataaataaaatcttgCAGCATAAAATGAtactattctttattttatatatatatatatatatatatatatatatatatgtcattcaAAATAGGGTAGAACAAAATGTGATAGCTGCAAGTACAGTTGTTTTTCAAGCACCAATGTTTTTTTGAAAGCAGTatctattaaggaaaaaaatcatgacaAGTAACGTCATAGTaattcttttccttctattctttaAAACCGACAgctgatattttcaatttttcgCGCAGGTCTTATTTATCCCTCTGTTATGCTGCTCGGACAACTTGTCAGGCTAGGAAGCCAGTGTGGCTTCAATGCCCATAGAAATTTATGTACTGATGTTGAGTTAGCTTAGGGGCAGCTACCATAAGGGCTTGGGCTGGAGGATAAATTACTGATCAATTACGTACCTGTAATTCAATATTTTATCCTTAGTATAGGCCCCCCCAAATTAGTGGTTAGCaaagtttttctgtaaaaagTCAGATCATAAAAATTTGAGGAATTTTGAGCTATACAGTCTTAGTTGCAACATATCAATTTAGCTACAGTGGTGTAAAACCATCCATAGTCAATATATAAATGAGTGAGTATGGTTGAATTCCAATAAAAGTTaccttacaaaaataaactccaaaGAGGATTTAGTCTACAGGCTATAGTTTGCTAGCCTCCATCCTAGATAGTAAATTTTTCATGAACTCTGCCCTGAACCCTACACCACACATAGTATCTTTGTGCTTGGTACAGGGCaggagtttaatttttaaaatccttagagaaagtaacaaataaatatcattattcaATAGACTCATGATTGGATTAACAATATCCTAAATGTTCTGATATAATCCAATTGACCTTACCTTGATGCTGTGTCCAAAAGAAAGTAATGTTCATTTCTCCTTCTAAATGTTGCACTGCTGTGTGAATGCCACCCTCTGGTGTGTACTTGCTTTACCTGGGTTACTTCTACCCACTGATTCCTGTGGTGACCACTTTCTACCTCAGAATTGATGGCACAAAGCTCACTTGGTTCTTACCCACTGCTTTTTCACTATTTAAACTCAGTTGTTCTGTGTTTTGATTGAAATCCTTAGTTCTTACCTCCTTCAAAGGAAGAGGCAAGAAGAATATCCCTTCCAATCCTCCTTAACAAATTGCCTTTGGGAACTTACAGATGTGTCATTCCCTAGACCAAATGGTTCCTTAAAAGGGCCTCATAATCCCAAAGAGGGcttgcttctttctaattttcccaAGATTTATAATAGCATGAGATAAATGGGACTCTGACTTCCTAAGTTTTGCTCTAAACCTGAAGCTTGACCATCCTATTAAAATAATAGCTGTAGATTTGCTCAAGGCAAATTCTTCTATGTAtgctatggtgaaaattgaaagcCAAATATTATATAGGGTCCAGGCACTCTGTTCTATCCCTTCTGTCTGGTCTGGTCTTCCCaaacttctttatatattctgtttgaGCCAGGGAATTTCCTTCCACCTGCCCTTTTCCTCTTGTGTGTCACCGTCTACTTGTGAGAACACACTTCCGCAGGCTCGGGGCACTTGGAGAAACATACTCAGACTATTCTCATTGTTGCACCAGGCAATGTAAGAGGTGCTGGTTAAAGGTGCAATTTATCAAAGTGTACAATTATCTCTGAGTCATTGTGCAAGGAATGACTATGTTTCAAGATACAGCACCGCAGGCTTTTAAGTTTTATTGTATCTAACATACACAAAACCTCTGTATCTTCActttacaatgagaaaaatagGCTTCAGTGAcataatttgcccaaggccacacaataAGTTAGTTTCTGGATGCACAACTGCACAGCCAGTGCTCTTAGTGGTACTCATGCCACCTGTGCTAGATAACAATTAATTGGGGCACACACCTGAGTTGGGGAAAGCAGAGATTGCTGCCCTATCATGACAGAGTCATGAAGAGGGCATGCCCAACTGCATGCTGAATTAGAGGCAGATCTGAATTTGCACCCAGGACCCCTGCTACTTCACTGGACTGAAACCTCTAGCACAGTCTCCAGTTTGGCCTGCTGACATCTCTGGGTGTGTGCTGCTTTCTCTGGGATGATGTCTTTATTAACTTCTGCTCATGAGACTAAATGGAGAATTCTCCTGTTCTATGCCCACTTTAGAGGCTGGTGAGTCTTTCAACTACTTGCAAAAACCAGTTACTGTTTTCTGCTTtactccttcctcagtctccttaATGGCCTTTACATAGAGCCCCTTGAAGTGATGCATCTCAGCCTTCCTCATTTCATTCTGCTGACTCTGAATTTCTGctctcaaattttcttttcttggtggACAATGGACGAGCAGAGGTGCCCTGTGACTCAAGACTAAATTGGGAGATGGGGACCCTTGCCAACcgcctcccttttctttctccacttttcTCTGCTGACCCATGGAATCTAGTGCCTTCACTGTTAAAAGTtcccttgtctttcttttctcatagACTTGCAGACTTAATAGAGTTAATGCTACAAGTCATGTGGAGTGGACAGAGAGCTAACCAATCCTTGGTCATTTTTGTCTAGTGTGTGGGGTTTTTAAATATGGGAAGCACAGGTAATAAGCCTCCTGCTGTTTTGAGAAATTGAAATGTACATTCTCTAAAAGGTAGGAAAAGATGAACAATATAATTTCCCTTCTTGCCcaactctccttcctcccctacagtgctattattattattattattattattattatttttgacaggCTAGAAATCTTATGAGCCTAATGCATACTGAGAGCTGAAATGTCTTGTCCTTTTCAAATATTGTAGCCCCACTGATCACACTTTGGACTTCAGAATCAAgcctgctgttttctttttttttctttttctttttttttttaagatggagtctcgctctg from Piliocolobus tephrosceles isolate RC106 chromosome 13, ASM277652v3, whole genome shotgun sequence encodes:
- the LOC111540977 gene encoding LOW QUALITY PROTEIN: olfactory receptor 52R1-like (The sequence of the model RefSeq protein was modified relative to this genomic sequence to represent the inferred CDS: inserted 2 bases in 1 codon) gives rise to the protein MENILTSPWCWLQGTVPGLEGVQFWIAFLFCATYAVAVVGNITLLHVIRIDHTLHKPMYLFLAMLPIADLVLSSSSQPKVLAIFWFHAHEIKYHACLIQVFFIHAFSFMEPGVLMAMALDRYVAICFPLRHXSLMTPLVVIEPGTVVMLTGLLWVSPFCFMVSRMPFCQHQAIPQSYCEHMAVLKLVCADTSINRGYGLFVAFSVAGFDMTVIGMSYMMILRALLQLPSGEARLKAFSTCASHICVILAFYIPALFSFLTHRFGHYVPQVVHILFANLYLLVPPMLNPIIYGVRTKQIRDRVTQGCCGNVP